In Dromaius novaehollandiae isolate bDroNov1 chromosome 2, bDroNov1.hap1, whole genome shotgun sequence, one DNA window encodes the following:
- the MAK gene encoding serine/threonine-protein kinase MAK isoform X6, giving the protein MYQILQGLAFIHKHGFFHRDMKPENLLCMGPELVKIADFGLARELRSQPPYTDYVSTRWYRAPEVLLRSSIYSSPIDIWAVGSIMAELYTLRPLFPGTSEVDEIFKICQVLGTPKKSDWPEGYHLASAMNFHFPQCVPINLKTLIPNASSEAIQLMSDMLNWNPKKRPTASQALKYPYFQVGQVLGPPSQYLEKQTPLKPVQPTEPKPTLPKLEAVAKLELLSSPDVPDKTQPQPLLKADHSPLQQIQLPQNTVNQQISKQQQPQTQPFFPALIKNSSPKQAASSTQNGAVGLKSCRRRWGQALVKAVDSRDDLDDTEFGMSYSKNPSIALLKEKKNKECLFSVPDPKASCCIQSGDENKVPMRNDSGISNTSAKQYYLRQSRYLPGVNPKSVSLVAASKEGSYGTWNNRLFSKPLGHVGGGLSFNKNNTEENLIIPIEKLSCKERLNEKLEDPKGNPGFVGSAAHNPPGGYMPSFHKKEVGSAGQRIQLAPFGASASDYSWKTKAVRAQLPGTTYNSATKTMNILTRPPAIQPVHGRTDWVAKYGGHR; this is encoded by the exons ATGTATCAGATATTACAAGGGCTAGCTTTTATCCATAAACACG GATTTTTTCATAGAGATATGAAGCCTGAAAACCTTCTATGTATGGGTCCAGAACTTGTGAAAATAGCTGATTTTGGTTTGGCTAGAGAGCTAAGATCTCAGCCACCATATACAGATTATGTTTCTACCAGGTG GTACCGTGCTCCTGAAGTTTTGCTAAGATCATCAATTTATAGCTCTCCTATTGATATATGGGCAGTTGGCAGCATAATGGCTGAACTATACACACTAAGACCTCTTTTCCCAGGGACAAGTGAAGTAGATGAAATCTTCAAAATTTGCCAAGTATTAGGGACTCCAAAGAAG AGTGACTGGCCAGAAGGATACCACCTTGCTTCTGCCATGAACTTCCACTTCCCACAATGTGTCCCTATAAACCTAAAAACTCTCATCCCAAATGCAAGCAGTGAAGCAATACAGCTTATGAGTGATATGCTGAACTGGAATCCAAAGAAAAGACCTACAGCAAGTCAG GCTTTGAAGTACCCTTACTTTCAAGTTGGCCAAGTTCTAGGACCTCCTTCACAATATTTGGAGAAGCAAACTCCTCTTAAACCAGTACAGCCAACAGAGCCAAAGCCAACTCTACCCAAACTGGAAGCTGTAGCCAAGCTAGAACTTCTGTCTTCACCTGATGTACCTGACAAAACACAGCCACAGCCCCTGTTAAAGGCTGACCACTCACCTCTCCAGCAAATTCAGTTGCCTCAGAATACAGTTAACCAACAAAtatcaaaacagcagcagccacagacaCAACCATTTTTTCCAGCTCTCATTAAAAACTCATCACCA aaacaagcagCTAGTAGCACTCAAAATGGTGCAGTAGGTCTTAAAAGCTGCAGGAGACGATGGGGTCAAGCTTTGGTAAAGGCTGTGGACAGCCGGGATGACTTGGATGACACCGAATTTGGAATGTCATATTCAAAGAATCCTAGCATTGcactgttaaaagaaaagaaaaacaaggaatgtCTTTTTAG tgtgCCAGATCCAAAGGCTTCATGTTGTATCCAGTCAGGAGATGAAAACAAGGTTCCAATGCGAAATGATTCTGGAATATCAAATACATCAGCAAAACAGTACTATCTGAGACAATCAAGATATCTACCTG gtgTAAACCCTAAGAGTGTCTCTTTAGTAGCAGCTAGTAAAGAAGGATCTTATGGAACCTGGAACAACCGGTTGTTTTCTAAACCGCTAGGACATGTTGGAGGAGGACTGTCTTTCAACAAAAATAATACAG AAGAGAACTTAATTATACCAATCGAAAAACTATCATGCAAAGAAAGGTTGAATGAAAAATTAGAGGATCCAAAAG GAAATCCTGGCTTTGTAGGTAGTGCTGCTCACAACCCACCAGGAGGATATATGCcttcttttcataaaaaagaaGTTGGATCAGCTGGACAACGGATACAGCTGGCCCCTTTTGGTGCATCTGCCTCAG ATTATTCTTGGAAAACCAAAGCTGTTCGTGCTCAGTTACCAGGTACTACTTACAATTCAGCAACAAAAACCATGAATATTTTAACTCGTCCACCAGCAATTCAGCCAGTACATGGAAGAACAGACTGGGTGGCCAAATATGGAGGGCACAGATAG
- the MAK gene encoding serine/threonine-protein kinase MAK isoform X7, protein MKPENLLCMGPELVKIADFGLARELRSQPPYTDYVSTRWYRAPEVLLRSSIYSSPIDIWAVGSIMAELYTLRPLFPGTSEVDEIFKICQVLGTPKKSDWPEGYHLASAMNFHFPQCVPINLKTLIPNASSEAIQLMSDMLNWNPKKRPTASQALKYPYFQVGQVLGPPSQYLEKQTPLKPVQPTEPKPTLPKLEAVAKLELLSSPDVPDKTQPQPLLKADHSPLQQIQLPQNTVNQQISKQQQPQTQPFFPALIKNSSPKQAASSTQNGAVGLKSCRRRWGQALVKAVDSRDDLDDTEFGMSYSKNPSIALLKEKKNKECLFSVPDPKASCCIQSGDENKVPMRNDSGISNTSAKQYYLRQSRYLPGVNPKSVSLVAASKEGSYGTWNNRLFSKPLGHVGGGLSFNKNNTEENLIIPIEKLSCKERLNEKLEDPKGNPGFVGSAAHNPPGGYMPSFHKKEVGSAGQRIQLAPFGASASDYSWKTKAVRAQLPGTTYNSATKTMNILTRPPAIQPVHGRTDWVAKYGGHR, encoded by the exons ATGAAGCCTGAAAACCTTCTATGTATGGGTCCAGAACTTGTGAAAATAGCTGATTTTGGTTTGGCTAGAGAGCTAAGATCTCAGCCACCATATACAGATTATGTTTCTACCAGGTG GTACCGTGCTCCTGAAGTTTTGCTAAGATCATCAATTTATAGCTCTCCTATTGATATATGGGCAGTTGGCAGCATAATGGCTGAACTATACACACTAAGACCTCTTTTCCCAGGGACAAGTGAAGTAGATGAAATCTTCAAAATTTGCCAAGTATTAGGGACTCCAAAGAAG AGTGACTGGCCAGAAGGATACCACCTTGCTTCTGCCATGAACTTCCACTTCCCACAATGTGTCCCTATAAACCTAAAAACTCTCATCCCAAATGCAAGCAGTGAAGCAATACAGCTTATGAGTGATATGCTGAACTGGAATCCAAAGAAAAGACCTACAGCAAGTCAG GCTTTGAAGTACCCTTACTTTCAAGTTGGCCAAGTTCTAGGACCTCCTTCACAATATTTGGAGAAGCAAACTCCTCTTAAACCAGTACAGCCAACAGAGCCAAAGCCAACTCTACCCAAACTGGAAGCTGTAGCCAAGCTAGAACTTCTGTCTTCACCTGATGTACCTGACAAAACACAGCCACAGCCCCTGTTAAAGGCTGACCACTCACCTCTCCAGCAAATTCAGTTGCCTCAGAATACAGTTAACCAACAAAtatcaaaacagcagcagccacagacaCAACCATTTTTTCCAGCTCTCATTAAAAACTCATCACCA aaacaagcagCTAGTAGCACTCAAAATGGTGCAGTAGGTCTTAAAAGCTGCAGGAGACGATGGGGTCAAGCTTTGGTAAAGGCTGTGGACAGCCGGGATGACTTGGATGACACCGAATTTGGAATGTCATATTCAAAGAATCCTAGCATTGcactgttaaaagaaaagaaaaacaaggaatgtCTTTTTAG tgtgCCAGATCCAAAGGCTTCATGTTGTATCCAGTCAGGAGATGAAAACAAGGTTCCAATGCGAAATGATTCTGGAATATCAAATACATCAGCAAAACAGTACTATCTGAGACAATCAAGATATCTACCTG gtgTAAACCCTAAGAGTGTCTCTTTAGTAGCAGCTAGTAAAGAAGGATCTTATGGAACCTGGAACAACCGGTTGTTTTCTAAACCGCTAGGACATGTTGGAGGAGGACTGTCTTTCAACAAAAATAATACAG AAGAGAACTTAATTATACCAATCGAAAAACTATCATGCAAAGAAAGGTTGAATGAAAAATTAGAGGATCCAAAAG GAAATCCTGGCTTTGTAGGTAGTGCTGCTCACAACCCACCAGGAGGATATATGCcttcttttcataaaaaagaaGTTGGATCAGCTGGACAACGGATACAGCTGGCCCCTTTTGGTGCATCTGCCTCAG ATTATTCTTGGAAAACCAAAGCTGTTCGTGCTCAGTTACCAGGTACTACTTACAATTCAGCAACAAAAACCATGAATATTTTAACTCGTCCACCAGCAATTCAGCCAGTACATGGAAGAACAGACTGGGTGGCCAAATATGGAGGGCACAGATAG
- the LOC112992056 gene encoding transmembrane protein 14C-like — MRRPLCRKPKADAARRFADARKTGLSCGRRGGALRGTPRKALLGLLSSAARPPSGTPGSAGRAAPAAKMDYDWLGFGYAALIASGGVIGYAKAGSVPSLAAGLLFGGLAGLGAYQQSKDPKNVWLSLVASGTLATVMGMRFYNSRKAMPGLIAVASLFMVGRLGLQIMEKPLKP; from the exons ATGCGGCGCCCCCTGTGCCGAAAGCCGAAAGCCGACGCCGCGAGACGCTTCGCTGACGCGAGAAAAACAGGACTTTCGTgtgggcggcgggggggggcgctgcGGGGAACTCCGCGGAAGGCGCTGCTCGGCCTGCTgagcagcgccgcccgcccgcccagcgGCACGCCGGGATccgcggggcgagcggcgcccGCCGCCAAG ATGGATTATGACTGGCTCGGTTTCGGGTACGCGGCGCTGATCGCCTCTGGTGGCGTAATTGGCTACGCCAAAGCAGGTAG TGTCCCATCTCTAGCTGCTGGTCTTCTCTTTGGTGGTTTAGCAGGATTAGGTGCTTACCAGCAATCCAAAGATCCAAAGAACGTTTGGCTTTCTCTTG tggCATCTGGAACTTTGGCTACAGTTATGGGAATGAGATTTTACAACTCCAGAAAAGCAATGCCTGGGTTAATTGCTGTTGCCAG TTTATTCATGGTTGGACGGCTAGGATTACAGATCATGGAAAAGCCTCTTAAGCCGTAA